In Rhizobium gallicum bv. gallicum R602sp, the following proteins share a genomic window:
- a CDS encoding ABC transporter permease has translation MSDILSPGLETMTRPIPPVRPEYERPLEPLAETKSEEVLPIYQRLWQYAWLRKSLILICLALLWEIAARLQGNELLLPSFTASMKALVEDISNGIIPSRAVTSLEVLIKGYAAGVVLAFVLTSLAVSTQVGRDILSTLTSMLNPLPPIALLPLALLWFGLGQASLVFVLIHSVLWPLALNMYTGFTGVPETLRMAGRNYGLRGLRYVLLILVPAALPSIIAGLKIGWAFAWRTLIAAELVFGASSGKGGLGWYIFQNRNELYTDRVFAGLIMVILFGLMVENVLFRQLEQRTVTKWGMTR, from the coding sequence ATGAGTGACATCTTGAGCCCCGGCCTAGAAACGATGACGCGCCCCATACCACCGGTCCGGCCAGAATATGAGCGACCGCTCGAGCCGCTTGCCGAGACGAAAAGCGAAGAGGTGTTGCCGATATACCAGCGCCTCTGGCAGTACGCTTGGCTGAGGAAGAGCCTTATCCTGATCTGCCTTGCTCTCCTGTGGGAAATTGCGGCCAGGCTCCAGGGAAATGAGCTCCTCCTGCCGTCGTTCACCGCCTCGATGAAAGCCTTGGTGGAGGATATTTCCAACGGCATCATTCCAAGCCGAGCCGTGACCTCGCTGGAAGTCCTGATCAAAGGCTACGCGGCAGGGGTCGTTCTGGCCTTCGTGCTGACGTCGCTTGCCGTTTCAACTCAGGTCGGACGCGACATCCTGTCGACGCTCACCTCCATGCTCAATCCCTTGCCGCCGATCGCATTGCTGCCGCTGGCGCTCCTCTGGTTCGGTCTGGGACAGGCAAGTCTCGTCTTCGTGCTGATCCATTCGGTGCTCTGGCCGCTGGCGCTCAACATGTATACCGGCTTCACCGGTGTGCCGGAAACGCTGCGGATGGCGGGCCGCAACTACGGACTGCGCGGCTTGCGGTATGTGTTGCTGATCCTTGTGCCGGCTGCGCTGCCATCGATCATTGCTGGGCTCAAGATCGGCTGGGCCTTCGCCTGGCGCACCCTGATTGCCGCCGAGCTCGTCTTCGGCGCCTCCTCGGGCAAGGGTGGGCTTGGCTGGTACATCTTTCAGAACCGGAACGAACTCTACACCGACCGGGTGTTCGCGGGGTTGATCATGGTCATCCTCTTCGGCCTGATGGTCGAAAACGTCTTGTTCCGCCAGCTCGAGCAGCGAACCGTGACGAAATGGGGGATGACGCGCTAG
- a CDS encoding ABC transporter ATP-binding protein, producing the protein MDGMSAPVRENGVPPSPPLLSVEGVSLEYQAPGRVVRATQNVSFDVWEADRFVLLGASGCGKSTLLKAVGGFIAPRQGRILLDGRPVHGPGPDRVVVFQEFDQLPPWKTVRDNVAFPVRASGRLNRKEAAERAEHYIEKVGLSPFANAYPNTLSGGMKQRVAIARALAMEPRVLLMDEPFAALDALTRRKMQEELLALWEEVRFTLLFVTHSIEEALVVGNRIALLSPHPGRMRAEINSHEWGMKSGGSPQFQAAANRIHRLLFEEAGAADGASHE; encoded by the coding sequence ATGGACGGCATGTCTGCACCCGTTCGGGAGAACGGTGTTCCGCCTTCCCCGCCCCTTCTTTCGGTCGAGGGCGTCAGCCTCGAATACCAGGCGCCCGGTCGGGTGGTACGCGCAACGCAAAATGTCAGCTTCGATGTTTGGGAAGCCGATCGCTTCGTCCTGCTCGGCGCTTCGGGATGCGGCAAGTCCACCCTGCTGAAAGCCGTCGGCGGCTTCATTGCACCTCGCCAGGGACGGATCCTGCTAGACGGACGGCCGGTGCACGGTCCCGGTCCAGATCGCGTCGTTGTTTTCCAGGAATTCGACCAGTTGCCGCCATGGAAGACGGTGCGGGACAACGTGGCGTTCCCGGTGCGGGCTTCAGGCCGCCTCAACCGCAAGGAAGCCGCCGAACGCGCCGAGCACTATATCGAGAAAGTCGGCCTGAGTCCTTTCGCCAATGCCTACCCGAACACGCTGTCCGGCGGCATGAAGCAACGCGTGGCCATCGCACGGGCGCTCGCGATGGAGCCCCGCGTCCTGCTGATGGACGAACCATTCGCTGCATTGGACGCGCTAACCCGGCGCAAGATGCAGGAAGAGCTCCTGGCGCTCTGGGAAGAAGTTCGCTTCACCCTGCTGTTTGTCACGCACTCTATCGAGGAAGCTCTGGTGGTCGGCAATCGTATCGCGCTCCTGTCGCCGCATCCCGGGCGGATGCGGGCCGAGATCAACAGCCATGAATGGGGTATGAAAAGTGGCGGAAGCCCGCAATTCCAAGCGGCTGCCAACCGCATCCACCGGCTCCTCTTTGAGGAGGCCGGAGCAGCCGATGGAGCCAGCCATGAGTGA
- a CDS encoding ABC transporter substrate-binding protein, which translates to MKALGLRTLSVKFGRRNALGAAFGIVATLLAGQAAAEGKIRIAQQFGISYLILDVVRDQKLVEKHGKEAGVDIEVEWASISGATAMNEALLANNLDIVSAGVPPALTMWDRTKGDVKLVAALGSLPNYLLTTNPSVHTLKDFSDKDRIAVPAAGVGFQSRTLQIEAAKLFGADNFQKLDQISISLPHPDATASLISGGTEVNSHFSSAPFYYQALQGNKAVHKVISSYDILGGPATFNVVYTSTAFHDENPKTYAAFYAALREAADWISANKQKAAETFIRQQGSKLSPQLVLDIINDPENDFTIVPQNTFVYAAELHKLGVLKNEAGSWKDYFFPEAYDENGS; encoded by the coding sequence ATGAAGGCACTTGGCCTTAGGACATTGAGTGTCAAATTTGGTCGCCGCAACGCACTTGGCGCGGCATTCGGCATTGTCGCCACGCTGCTCGCAGGACAGGCCGCAGCCGAGGGCAAAATCAGGATCGCACAGCAGTTCGGCATTTCCTACCTGATCCTGGACGTCGTACGGGACCAAAAACTCGTCGAAAAACATGGCAAGGAAGCTGGCGTAGATATCGAGGTCGAGTGGGCGAGTATTTCCGGCGCGACCGCGATGAACGAAGCGCTTCTGGCCAACAATCTTGACATCGTCTCGGCAGGCGTGCCGCCGGCGCTGACGATGTGGGATCGAACCAAGGGTGACGTCAAGCTTGTGGCAGCTCTCGGCTCGTTGCCGAACTACCTGCTGACGACAAATCCTAGTGTTCACACGCTAAAGGATTTCAGCGACAAGGACCGGATCGCTGTGCCTGCCGCCGGTGTCGGCTTCCAGTCGCGGACGCTGCAGATCGAGGCTGCCAAGCTCTTCGGGGCTGACAATTTCCAGAAGCTCGACCAGATTTCCATTAGCCTTCCCCACCCCGACGCGACCGCGTCGCTGATTTCTGGTGGCACCGAGGTGAATTCGCACTTTTCCTCCGCGCCTTTCTATTATCAGGCGCTGCAGGGCAACAAGGCCGTGCACAAGGTCATCAGTTCCTATGACATTCTGGGCGGGCCCGCGACGTTCAACGTGGTTTACACCAGCACGGCGTTCCACGATGAAAATCCGAAAACCTATGCCGCCTTCTACGCCGCGCTGCGCGAAGCTGCAGATTGGATCAGCGCAAACAAGCAGAAGGCTGCAGAAACCTTTATCCGTCAGCAGGGTTCCAAGCTCTCGCCTCAACTGGTTCTCGACATCATCAACGATCCCGAGAATGACTTCACGATCGTACCGCAGAACACTTTCGTTTACGCAGCGGAACTTCACAAGCTGGGTGTGCTGAAGAACGAGGCCGGCTCCTGGAAGGACTATTTCTTCCCCGAGGCATATGACGAAAACGGCAGCTGA
- a CDS encoding GGDEF domain-containing protein, with the protein MLFPFTALGAIASAAVEQHRDAAERDELTGLFNRRGFKLALERDFKSSGPRGAVILCDIDHFKQVNDTFGHAIGDNVIQDLAADIQRAIGPSGYAARFGGEEFIAFLTNVSLQDAASVAQLIRVAFAERERQEVNGRKITVSCGLSAVGERERTLDDATDRADRALYSAKAAGRNQVVTFDTRFLEALSEENAVPGGDAISRSVA; encoded by the coding sequence ATGCTCTTCCCGTTCACTGCTTTGGGCGCGATTGCATCCGCTGCAGTCGAGCAGCATCGTGACGCCGCTGAACGGGACGAACTGACTGGCCTTTTCAATCGTCGCGGCTTCAAGCTTGCCCTTGAGAGAGACTTCAAATCAAGCGGTCCGCGAGGCGCGGTGATCCTTTGCGACATTGATCATTTTAAGCAGGTCAATGACACATTCGGCCACGCTATCGGGGACAATGTCATCCAAGATCTTGCGGCCGATATTCAGCGCGCAATTGGGCCGAGCGGCTACGCGGCGCGCTTTGGTGGCGAAGAGTTCATTGCGTTTCTAACAAACGTTTCACTTCAGGATGCAGCCTCTGTCGCGCAACTTATTCGAGTAGCTTTCGCCGAGAGAGAACGGCAGGAGGTGAACGGCCGAAAGATCACGGTTAGTTGTGGCCTTTCTGCGGTAGGCGAGAGGGAGAGGACCCTAGATGATGCTACAGACAGAGCGGACCGAGCCCTCTACAGCGCGAAGGCCGCGGGCCGAAATCAAGTTGTGACGTTTGACACCCGGTTTTTGGAGGCCTTATCGGAGGAGAACGCAGTTCCGGGAGGGGACGCTATATCGCGGTCCGTCGCGTAA
- the soxR gene encoding redox-sensitive transcriptional activator SoxR — MDPMLTITDVSRRSGVASSALRFYEERGLIASERAGSGHRRYHRSVLRRIAFIAFAQRIGLTLEEIGAELAKLPADHVPSRRDWSRLSGEWAKRVDARIAELQRLRSGLTECIGCGCLSIDRCSLANPADVAGRKGPGPRYWMG, encoded by the coding sequence ATGGATCCGATGCTGACCATCACCGACGTCTCGCGGCGAAGTGGCGTCGCCTCGTCGGCCCTACGTTTCTACGAGGAGCGCGGGCTGATCGCGTCCGAGCGGGCCGGGTCGGGGCATAGGCGCTATCACCGGTCCGTGTTGCGTCGGATCGCCTTCATCGCCTTTGCGCAGCGCATTGGGCTTACGCTTGAGGAGATCGGCGCCGAGCTCGCGAAGCTGCCAGCTGATCACGTCCCGTCGCGTCGGGATTGGTCACGGTTGTCGGGCGAATGGGCAAAGCGTGTCGATGCGCGGATAGCTGAGTTGCAGCGCCTGCGGTCCGGGCTTACCGAGTGCATCGGTTGCGGCTGCCTGTCGATCGACCGCTGTAGCCTGGCGAACCCTGCTGATGTGGCAGGACGCAAGGGGCCGGGGCCGAGGTATTGGATGGGGTGA
- a CDS encoding SDR family NAD(P)-dependent oxidoreductase: MQMNIDLQGLRVVVTGGTSGLGLALVRKLIEKGACVAFVARTASNVERIAAETGAHGIVADLGKKEHIYPIAMQVTASLSGVDILINNASSLGPVPLALLADTECEQLEAALAVNLLGAFRLTKALFGALAASAREGRGALVTNISSDAAVNAYPGWGAYGASKAALAHLTAIWDEEAKVDGIRFLALDPGDMDTPLHALALPDADPSTLKAPELAAAEIIEKMIGALPVRANLLAGEQA, from the coding sequence ATGCAGATGAATATCGATCTTCAGGGACTTCGTGTGGTCGTCACGGGCGGCACGTCGGGCCTCGGACTGGCGCTTGTGCGGAAGCTCATCGAAAAGGGCGCCTGCGTCGCCTTTGTCGCCCGCACCGCTTCGAATGTCGAACGCATTGCAGCTGAGACGGGCGCGCATGGCATTGTCGCCGATCTAGGCAAGAAGGAGCACATCTACCCGATCGCGATGCAGGTGACGGCCAGCCTTAGCGGGGTCGACATCCTGATCAACAATGCGTCGAGCCTTGGTCCTGTCCCTCTGGCGCTACTTGCTGATACCGAGTGCGAGCAGCTGGAAGCGGCGCTTGCGGTCAACCTCCTCGGCGCGTTCCGGCTGACGAAGGCCCTGTTCGGTGCGCTTGCCGCGTCCGCACGCGAGGGCCGCGGCGCGCTGGTAACCAACATCTCCAGTGACGCTGCTGTCAACGCGTATCCCGGTTGGGGCGCGTATGGTGCGAGCAAGGCCGCTCTTGCCCATCTGACGGCGATTTGGGACGAGGAGGCGAAAGTCGATGGGATAAGGTTCCTTGCACTCGACCCTGGCGATATGGACACCCCGCTGCACGCGCTGGCGCTTCCGGACGCCGATCCGTCGACCTTGAAGGCTCCCGAGCTGGCTGCTGCCGAGATCATCGAAAAGATGATCGGCGCTTTGCCGGTTCGGGCTAACCTGCTCGCCGGAGAACAGGCATGA
- a CDS encoding S-adenosylmethionine:tRNA ribosyltransferase-isomerase encodes MTADDRSDQRSARLFVVEADGIMRDLPRTRLATLFDAGDLVVANDAATLPASLHGTHVPSGKLIEIRLAGWRLLHDPRRFVALAFGSGDHRTRTEDRLPPPSLSTGDHLRLGPLEAVVERVLYHPLLFELCFQGSRAAVLAGLAQHGRPIQYAHVPEPLALWDVWTKIAALPFAFEAPSAGFALDWRTLQTWRQRDVGFATLTHAAGVSSTGDPALDSRLPLDEPYRIPERTAAHVAQVKLRGSRIIAIGTSVVRALEAAADPDGSVRVGNGIATGRIARGTPLRVVDAIITGVHQPGESHFELLRAFADDGLLAKVSAALTACGYRAHEFGDSVLLNC; translated from the coding sequence ATGACTGCCGACGACCGTTCCGATCAGCGCTCTGCCAGGCTGTTCGTCGTCGAGGCGGACGGAATAATGCGCGACCTGCCGCGTACCAGGCTCGCCACGCTATTCGATGCCGGGGATCTAGTTGTCGCCAATGACGCCGCGACCTTGCCTGCCAGCTTGCATGGTACACATGTCCCAAGCGGGAAGTTGATTGAGATCCGCCTCGCCGGCTGGCGATTACTTCACGATCCTCGCCGCTTCGTGGCGCTTGCCTTCGGCTCGGGTGATCACCGCACGCGCACGGAAGACCGGCTGCCTCCGCCTTCGCTGTCAACAGGCGACCACCTCCGGCTCGGCCCGCTTGAAGCCGTCGTCGAGCGCGTTCTCTACCATCCTCTACTCTTCGAGCTGTGCTTCCAAGGTAGCCGGGCAGCAGTGCTTGCAGGTCTAGCGCAGCACGGTCGGCCGATCCAATACGCGCATGTTCCCGAGCCGTTGGCGCTGTGGGATGTTTGGACGAAGATTGCCGCCCTTCCGTTCGCGTTCGAGGCGCCGTCGGCAGGCTTCGCGCTCGACTGGCGCACGCTGCAAACCTGGCGTCAGCGCGATGTCGGATTCGCAACACTCACGCATGCCGCTGGCGTTTCTTCCACCGGCGATCCTGCTCTCGACTCGCGGCTTCCCTTAGACGAGCCGTACCGCATCCCTGAGCGCACCGCGGCGCATGTCGCGCAGGTGAAGCTCCGTGGCAGCCGCATCATTGCGATCGGCACAAGCGTCGTGCGCGCGCTAGAGGCAGCCGCCGATCCCGATGGCAGCGTGCGCGTCGGAAACGGCATTGCGACAGGACGCATCGCGAGGGGAACGCCGCTTCGCGTCGTCGATGCGATTATCACGGGTGTCCACCAGCCCGGCGAAAGCCACTTCGAGCTCCTGCGCGCGTTTGCAGACGATGGCTTGCTCGCCAAGGTCTCCGCAGCCCTTACCGCGTGCGGCTACCGCGCCCATGAATTCGGCGATTCTGTACTGCTGAATTGCTAG
- a CDS encoding SOS response-associated peptidase family protein, translated as MQQWQSVRKIKEGLVRADLYGFLTTEPNGIVAPEHEKAMPVSLLNVDDIETWLTAPWEEARALQRPLSSDKLVRLPIELAVA; from the coding sequence GTGCAGCAATGGCAGAGCGTCCGCAAGATCAAGGAAGGCTTGGTCAGGGCTGATCTCTATGGCTTCCTGACGACCGAGCCGAATGGCATCGTGGCGCCGGAACACGAGAAGGCCATGCCGGTCAGTCTCTTGAACGTTGACGATATCGAAACCTGGCTGACGGCTCCATGGGAAGAGGCACGTGCGCTGCAGCGGCCGCTGTCGAGTGACAAACTCGTACGCTTGCCTATCGAACTGGCAGTCGCGTGA
- a CDS encoding SOS response-associated peptidase family protein, translated as MCNLYRMLSNQAAIRAITRAIIDSTGNLQPIEEIRPERMAPIVRNTPAGRELANVRWGLPSSSQALFRQLPSERTLYERKART; from the coding sequence GTGTGCAATCTCTACCGGATGCTGAGCAACCAGGCGGCAATCCGCGCGATCACACGCGCGATCATCGACAGCACCGGCAATCTGCAGCCGATCGAAGAGATACGGCCCGAAAGAATGGCGCCGATCGTCCGCAACACACCTGCCGGCCGTGAGCTGGCAAACGTGCGATGGGGCCTTCCGAGCTCGTCACAGGCGCTGTTTAGACAGCTACCGAGCGAGCGGACGCTCTACGAAAGAAAGGCAAGGACGTAG
- a CDS encoding COG4705 family protein — MTARFPPFTFALGMAAGDLIAETVSFDYLTTAILSLGGIALIAAAYYFLRIGPILAFWLAYIFTRPLGASFGDLISQPSEYGSLSFGTIYTSVIVLAAIILIVIY; from the coding sequence TTGACCGCACGATTTCCTCCCTTCACCTTCGCTCTTGGAATGGCAGCGGGAGATCTGATCGCCGAAACGGTCAGCTTCGACTACCTGACGACGGCAATCCTCTCCCTGGGCGGTATCGCGCTCATAGCCGCAGCCTACTACTTCCTGAGGATCGGCCCCATCCTGGCGTTCTGGCTCGCCTATATCTTCACCCGGCCGCTCGGGGCGTCGTTCGGCGACCTGATCTCGCAGCCTTCCGAATATGGCAGTCTGAGTTTCGGCACGATCTACACCAGCGTGATCGTTCTCGCCGCCATCATCCTGATCGTCATATATTGA
- a CDS encoding phosphatase PAP2 family protein, whose translation MTYQAVPFGRASASGTSFLMASTWLLLLSIFHAFPAMDIAISSFFFSGALCGGGVGCGSFAFGRYESIKLLRWALYGLPYIAAVAIVIGVIAGSLSKSIAAKMPVRRLWLSLATLGLSTGLIVNLLLKSHSGRPRPIQTNFFGGHMDFMAAGSFFGQCTSNCSFVSGEASGAGWLLCLIILLPPKARLWFGPPVAIASVATAVLRVVVGAHYISDAVLGFLMPIVVFSGLIALEQRFLTSAR comes from the coding sequence ATGACCTATCAAGCCGTACCGTTCGGCCGCGCCAGCGCCAGCGGGACCTCCTTCCTCATGGCCTCGACCTGGCTGTTGCTGCTTTCGATTTTTCATGCGTTCCCGGCGATGGATATTGCCATCTCGTCGTTCTTCTTCAGCGGAGCGCTCTGCGGGGGAGGTGTGGGATGCGGCAGCTTTGCCTTCGGCCGCTATGAATCCATCAAATTGCTGCGCTGGGCTCTGTATGGTTTACCGTACATCGCGGCCGTCGCGATCGTGATCGGCGTCATCGCGGGAAGCCTGTCCAAATCGATTGCAGCGAAAATGCCGGTGCGGCGCCTGTGGCTCTCGCTCGCCACTTTGGGCCTCAGCACGGGATTGATCGTCAACCTGCTGCTGAAGAGCCATTCGGGGCGTCCCCGCCCGATTCAGACCAACTTTTTCGGCGGTCACATGGACTTTATGGCGGCCGGATCGTTTTTCGGTCAGTGTACGAGCAACTGCTCCTTCGTGTCTGGTGAAGCGTCGGGAGCCGGCTGGTTGCTTTGCCTGATCATCCTTCTGCCGCCGAAGGCACGGCTCTGGTTCGGTCCGCCCGTTGCCATTGCTTCAGTCGCGACCGCAGTCCTGCGCGTGGTGGTCGGCGCCCACTATATCTCCGATGCCGTCCTCGGCTTTTTGATGCCGATCGTCGTCTTCTCCGGCCTGATCGCACTCGAACAGCGCTTTCTGACTTCCGCCAGATGA
- a CDS encoding LysR substrate-binding domain-containing protein produces the protein MLHLTSLSAMRIFESAARLGSFRAAAEELNLSPSAISHAISKLERDLGTALFERNTRNVTLTLAGQTLLNHASNAFEELRRGVEMISSNKAHLLRVHCAPSYAAKVLSPRLPAFLKENPEVEVRVASSTTYARFTDGLFDVDIIYGEPQNREDLIVIPLAEEIVSPLCSPAIASSMTSPRDILKYPLIRSDLKRIQWIDWFEINDLGSPPVPTMSFDRSFMALDAAANGLGIALESNVLAQPDLESGRLVRALTGVSRDNRYIGHYLAYPKTGSQRRLAKLFADWLAR, from the coding sequence CTCACCTCGCTCTCTGCGATGCGGATATTCGAATCGGCTGCCCGTCTCGGCTCTTTCCGGGCCGCAGCGGAAGAGCTCAACCTCTCCCCAAGTGCGATAAGTCACGCGATCTCCAAGCTGGAGCGTGATCTGGGGACAGCCCTGTTCGAGCGAAACACGCGGAACGTTACCTTGACGCTCGCGGGTCAAACGCTTCTCAACCACGCATCCAACGCGTTCGAGGAACTGCGACGGGGTGTTGAGATGATTTCATCGAACAAAGCCCACTTGCTGCGCGTTCACTGCGCCCCCAGCTACGCGGCAAAGGTTCTCTCGCCGCGTCTGCCTGCGTTCCTGAAGGAAAATCCTGAGGTGGAGGTGCGGGTCGCGTCCAGCACCACTTATGCACGCTTCACGGACGGTCTTTTCGACGTGGATATAATCTATGGCGAGCCGCAGAACCGTGAGGATCTGATCGTCATCCCGTTGGCGGAAGAAATCGTTTCGCCGCTCTGCTCTCCGGCCATCGCCTCTTCCATGACGTCTCCCCGGGATATTCTGAAGTATCCGCTTATCCGCAGCGACTTGAAGCGAATTCAATGGATCGACTGGTTTGAAATAAACGATCTCGGGAGTCCTCCCGTGCCGACAATGAGTTTCGATCGAAGCTTCATGGCACTGGACGCGGCTGCGAACGGGCTGGGCATTGCGCTTGAATCGAATGTTCTGGCGCAGCCCGATCTGGAGTCCGGGAGGCTCGTACGGGCTTTGACCGGCGTGAGCCGGGACAATCGCTACATCGGTCATTACCTCGCCTATCCGAAGACGGGAAGCCAGCGGAGACTGGCCAAACTGTTCGCCGATTGGCTGGCAAGATAA